From a single Solidesulfovibrio fructosivorans JJ] genomic region:
- a CDS encoding O-acetylhomoserine aminocarboxypropyltransferase/cysteine synthase family protein — protein MTNSTWHAQTLALHAGHAPDEDTLSRAVPIYQTTSFLFRDAAHAANLFALKEAGYIYTRLGNPTTDVLEKRLAALHGAPACLCTASGMSAIFYAVVAITKAGQNIVSGSNLYGGTHTLFEHTLRRFGIEVRFVDSSDPANFARAIDADTRLVYTESIGNPRCNVDDLPAIAKVAHDAGIPFILDNTVAAPPILNPFEVGADIAVYSLTKIIGGHGTCIGGAIVESGGFDWAAGGKFPEITAPDPTYHGANFWEMLCELEGTPCSAFCTKLRTGLMRDIGATPAPMNSFLIIQGLETLPLRARAHCANAQRVAEFLEAHPKVAWVNYAGLPSHKDHARAKKFFPLGPGAVFGFGLTGGIEAGRTFIESVKLCSHLANILDAKTLVIHPASTTHSQLTPDELAAAGVAPDMVRISVGIEDVRDIIADLDQALAQVPA, from the coding sequence ATGACCAATTCCACGTGGCATGCCCAGACGCTGGCCCTGCATGCCGGCCATGCTCCGGATGAGGATACGCTTTCCCGGGCCGTGCCCATCTACCAGACCACAAGCTTTTTGTTCCGCGATGCCGCCCATGCGGCCAACCTGTTCGCGCTCAAGGAAGCCGGCTACATCTACACGCGGCTTGGCAACCCCACCACCGACGTGCTGGAAAAGCGCCTGGCCGCCCTGCACGGCGCTCCGGCCTGCCTGTGCACGGCCTCGGGCATGTCCGCCATTTTCTACGCTGTGGTCGCCATCACCAAGGCCGGACAGAACATCGTTTCGGGCAGCAACCTCTACGGCGGCACCCACACGCTTTTCGAGCATACGCTGAGGCGCTTCGGCATCGAGGTGCGGTTCGTTGATTCTTCCGACCCGGCCAATTTCGCCCGGGCCATCGATGCCGACACGCGCCTCGTCTACACCGAATCCATCGGCAACCCGCGCTGCAACGTGGACGATCTGCCCGCCATCGCCAAGGTGGCCCACGACGCCGGCATCCCCTTTATTCTGGACAACACTGTGGCCGCGCCGCCCATCCTCAATCCCTTCGAGGTGGGGGCGGACATCGCCGTCTATTCGCTGACGAAAATCATCGGCGGCCACGGCACATGCATCGGCGGGGCCATTGTCGAAAGCGGCGGCTTCGACTGGGCGGCGGGCGGAAAATTCCCGGAGATCACCGCGCCCGACCCCACCTACCACGGGGCCAATTTCTGGGAGATGCTCTGTGAGCTCGAGGGCACGCCGTGCTCGGCCTTTTGCACCAAGTTGCGCACCGGGCTCATGCGCGACATCGGCGCGACGCCGGCCCCCATGAACAGCTTCCTTATCATCCAGGGCCTGGAGACGCTGCCGCTTCGGGCCCGGGCGCACTGCGCCAACGCCCAGCGCGTGGCGGAATTTCTGGAAGCCCATCCCAAGGTGGCCTGGGTCAATTACGCCGGCCTGCCAAGCCACAAGGACCATGCCCGGGCCAAGAAGTTCTTTCCCCTCGGTCCGGGAGCGGTGTTCGGCTTCGGACTCACGGGCGGCATCGAGGCCGGGCGCACATTCATCGAATCGGTGAAGCTGTGCTCGCATCTGGCCAACATTCTCGACGCCAAGACCCTCGTCATCCACCCGGCCAGCACCACCCATTCCCAGCTCACCCCCGACGAGCTGGCGGCGGCCGGCGTGGCCCCGGACATGGTGCGCATCTCGGTCGGCATCGAAGACGTGCGCGACATCATCGCCGACCTGGACCAGGCCCTGGCCCAGGTCCCGGCGTAG
- a CDS encoding type 1 glutamine amidotransferase, producing the protein MRLHAFYHVPFEDVGSIASFAAEKDHSLTATSFYADETPPPASDYDMLIVMGGPMSVYDEKEYPWLAGEKKAIEAAIAAGKKVLGICLGAQLVSAVLGGTVTKNPVPEIGWFKVEMTPEGLAEPVFAGFPQSFYAFHWHGDTFSIPPGAVHAASSAACANQAFVANGGQVVGLQFHLETQPVNMQKLIKYCAADVATPGPTIHHPKQMHAGREAFKDIKALMHKVCDAMTA; encoded by the coding sequence ATGCGCCTGCACGCCTTTTACCATGTCCCCTTCGAGGATGTGGGCTCCATCGCATCCTTTGCCGCCGAAAAAGACCACTCCCTGACCGCCACCAGCTTCTACGCCGACGAGACCCCGCCTCCGGCCTCGGACTACGACATGCTCATCGTCATGGGCGGGCCCATGAGCGTCTACGACGAAAAAGAATATCCCTGGCTGGCCGGCGAGAAAAAAGCCATCGAAGCGGCCATCGCCGCCGGCAAGAAGGTGCTCGGCATCTGCCTGGGAGCCCAGCTCGTCTCCGCCGTCCTCGGCGGCACGGTGACCAAGAATCCGGTGCCGGAAATCGGCTGGTTCAAGGTGGAAATGACCCCGGAAGGTCTGGCCGAGCCGGTCTTCGCCGGATTCCCCCAATCCTTCTACGCCTTCCACTGGCACGGCGACACCTTCTCCATCCCGCCGGGAGCCGTCCATGCCGCTTCCTCTGCCGCCTGCGCCAACCAGGCCTTCGTCGCCAACGGCGGCCAGGTCGTCGGCCTGCAGTTCCATCTGGAGACCCAGCCGGTGAACATGCAGAAGCTCATCAAGTACTGCGCCGCCGATGTGGCCACCCCCGGCCCCACCATCCACCACCCCAAGCAGATGCACGCCGGGCGCGAAGCCTTCAAGGACATCAAGGCGCTCATGCACAAGGTCTGCGACGCCATGACCGCGTAA
- a CDS encoding pyridoxamine 5'-phosphate oxidase family protein has protein sequence MRKKERELTDRGVLEEQLMRAKVCRLGLYDGAWPYVVPVNIGYAAGHLYFHSSLKGKKMDILRQNPKVCFEIDSAVEIVTGERPCDYTAYYKSVIGFGTAVFLEDEAEKVEGLRILMRHFAGPEEGFRPEVVSKTAVVRIDIESMTGKSNPPMKEWS, from the coding sequence ATGCGCAAGAAAGAGCGGGAACTCACGGACAGAGGCGTACTGGAAGAACAGCTCATGCGGGCCAAGGTGTGCCGGCTCGGGCTCTACGACGGCGCGTGGCCCTATGTCGTGCCCGTCAACATCGGCTACGCCGCCGGACACCTTTATTTCCATTCATCGCTCAAGGGCAAGAAGATGGACATCCTGCGTCAAAACCCCAAGGTCTGCTTCGAGATCGACAGCGCCGTGGAAATCGTCACCGGTGAACGCCCCTGCGATTACACCGCCTACTACAAGTCGGTCATCGGCTTCGGCACGGCCGTCTTCCTCGAGGACGAAGCGGAAAAAGTCGAGGGATTGCGCATCCTCATGCGGCACTTTGCCGGCCCGGAAGAAGGTTTCCGGCCCGAGGTGGTGTCCAAAACGGCCGTGGTGCGCATCGACATCGAATCCATGACCGGCAAGTCCAACCCGCCGATGAAGGAATGGAGTTAG
- a CDS encoding PAS domain S-box protein: protein MRFPIPEAAASRRPSDAFPPAAFAGHPLSLAARAFFFLIVAAFLAIALLPAFAPAATEPSPAEPPQAAPTRPEKLTVVVDKDYPPYIITTPSGEVRGILVDRWKLWEKRTGVPVTLVPMNWDAAQNAMRHGEADVIDLFFENETRQKDFLFSKPYATIDVPVFVQKDLSGITDMASLRGFPVAVKRGDACAEILQRHGIGPLLYYDTYEDVIQAAKNGNIKVFCMDAPPAMYHLYRQGLDGEFRLAFILYSGKLHTAVRKGNAALLRFVEAGFDGIAAKDLKAIDKKWRGTPLFPSSGLRYALLAVAALAAAALVLLSINALLRRTVRRQTARLEELLEAVGQSERRYRELVENAACLIVRLDLLGRVVFCNAWGQRVFGLPLERMLGRDIDALGGAPGSDASESWGAILAVLAEAPDGARTLDRRHIGENGRAIWITWSVIALRDPKGLPTEFLCVGNEITQRKQAEKALAASEARYALVVRASNDGIWDWDLRTDAVYFSPRYLEILGLAPDALSPTVTEWNQRIHPDDVEAVLRENRRCATGETDSFVVEYRMRHADGSYRWIVGRGANSKDEKGQVVRMAGSHTDITRRKRDETALRESQDQLAKIFRLSPVGLCVSAQRDSRVVDINENGARMFGYEKAAVIGRESLHLGVWPHPEDRRALVDELVAKGSIVGKELELLHQNGSTVVVLYSAVPIQAYGETCLLSVLVDITERKAIERSLRRAKEAAEAANRAKTEFLSTMSHEIRTPMNTILGMAQALSAADLPPKQTQAIRAIEIAGGSLLTLLNDILDLSQIESGGLIIEEKPCDIGKLAGRIVDMMRPDAAAKDIALRLDLAEDLPPSVSLSPDRIRQVLVNLLGNAVKFTHQGSIVLAVGREAGPTGGDWLRLDVRDTGIGIPVDKLPVIFDRFTQADATTSRLYGGVGLGLAISKKLVDLMGGSIRVETAVGQGSTFTVRLPLRPVHTPVPQDALPHAAKPTVISHPGRRATVLLIEDSPGNAEVTRIMLEDSRFDLTWAPSGQAGLEALRETPYDIVLMDMEMPEMDGLETTRALRRMETELGRPRTPVIALTAHAFEEHRQRGLAAGCDDFQAKPVAKTRLLDALETWMAVAGN, encoded by the coding sequence ATGCGATTTCCAATACCCGAGGCGGCGGCCTCTCGCCGCCCGTCCGACGCCTTTCCCCCGGCCGCTTTCGCCGGCCATCCCTTGTCGCTCGCCGCCCGCGCCTTCTTTTTTCTTATTGTCGCCGCCTTCCTGGCGATCGCCCTCCTCCCCGCCTTCGCCCCGGCCGCAACCGAGCCGTCCCCGGCGGAACCGCCCCAAGCCGCACCCACACGCCCGGAAAAACTCACCGTGGTCGTGGACAAGGATTACCCGCCCTACATCATCACCACCCCTTCGGGCGAGGTGCGCGGCATCCTGGTTGATCGCTGGAAGCTTTGGGAAAAACGCACCGGCGTGCCGGTCACCCTCGTTCCCATGAACTGGGACGCGGCCCAAAACGCCATGCGCCATGGCGAGGCCGACGTCATCGACCTGTTTTTCGAAAACGAGACCCGCCAAAAGGACTTCCTGTTCTCCAAACCCTACGCGACCATCGACGTGCCGGTCTTCGTGCAAAAGGACCTCTCCGGCATCACCGACATGGCTTCCCTGCGCGGCTTTCCGGTGGCGGTCAAACGCGGCGACGCCTGCGCCGAGATTTTGCAGCGGCACGGCATCGGCCCGCTTTTGTACTACGACACCTACGAGGACGTGATCCAGGCCGCCAAGAACGGCAATATCAAGGTCTTTTGCATGGACGCCCCGCCGGCGATGTACCACCTTTACAGACAGGGGCTCGACGGCGAATTCAGGCTGGCCTTCATCCTCTATTCCGGCAAGTTGCACACTGCCGTGCGCAAGGGAAACGCGGCGCTTTTGCGCTTCGTCGAAGCGGGCTTCGACGGCATTGCGGCCAAGGACCTCAAGGCAATCGACAAGAAGTGGCGCGGCACGCCCCTTTTCCCCTCGTCCGGCCTGCGCTACGCCCTGCTGGCCGTGGCGGCGTTGGCCGCGGCCGCGCTCGTTTTGCTGTCCATAAACGCGCTGCTGCGGCGCACCGTCCGCCGCCAGACAGCCAGGCTCGAGGAGCTGCTCGAAGCGGTCGGCCAAAGCGAACGCCGCTACCGGGAACTGGTCGAAAACGCGGCCTGCCTCATCGTGCGCCTCGATCTCCTCGGCCGGGTGGTATTCTGCAACGCCTGGGGCCAGCGGGTCTTCGGCCTGCCCCTTGAGCGCATGCTCGGACGCGACATCGACGCCTTGGGTGGCGCGCCGGGAAGCGATGCCTCCGAATCGTGGGGGGCGATCCTGGCCGTCCTGGCCGAGGCTCCGGACGGCGCGCGAACCCTGGACCGGCGGCATATCGGCGAGAACGGCCGCGCCATCTGGATCACGTGGTCCGTCATCGCCCTGCGCGATCCCAAGGGACTCCCGACCGAATTCCTGTGCGTCGGCAACGAGATCACCCAACGCAAGCAGGCCGAGAAAGCGCTCGCCGCCAGCGAAGCCCGCTATGCGCTGGTGGTGCGCGCTTCCAACGACGGCATCTGGGACTGGGACCTGCGTACGGATGCGGTCTATTTTTCGCCCCGTTACCTGGAAATCCTCGGGCTCGCCCCGGACGCGTTATCCCCGACCGTTACGGAATGGAACCAACGCATCCATCCCGACGACGTCGAGGCCGTCCTGCGGGAAAACCGTCGCTGCGCCACGGGTGAAACGGACAGCTTCGTCGTGGAATACCGCATGCGTCACGCGGACGGCTCCTACCGCTGGATCGTCGGACGGGGTGCAAATTCCAAGGACGAAAAGGGCCAGGTCGTGCGCATGGCCGGCTCCCATACAGACATCACCCGCCGCAAAAGGGACGAGACCGCCCTGCGGGAAAGCCAGGACCAACTGGCCAAGATCTTCCGCCTCTCCCCGGTCGGGCTTTGCGTGAGCGCCCAGCGCGACAGCCGCGTCGTGGATATCAATGAAAACGGAGCGCGCATGTTCGGCTACGAAAAGGCGGCTGTGATCGGCCGCGAAAGCCTGCACCTCGGGGTGTGGCCACACCCCGAGGACCGCCGGGCGCTGGTGGACGAACTTGTCGCCAAGGGCTCCATCGTCGGCAAGGAACTCGAACTGCTCCACCAAAACGGCTCCACCGTGGTGGTGCTCTATTCCGCCGTGCCCATCCAGGCGTACGGCGAAACCTGCCTCCTGTCCGTGCTGGTGGACATCACCGAGCGCAAGGCCATAGAGCGGTCCCTGCGCCGGGCCAAGGAAGCCGCCGAAGCCGCCAACCGGGCCAAAACGGAATTCCTCTCCACCATGAGCCATGAAATCCGCACGCCCATGAACACCATCCTGGGCATGGCCCAGGCGCTCTCGGCCGCCGACCTGCCGCCCAAGCAGACCCAGGCCATCCGCGCCATCGAAATCGCCGGGGGAAGCCTGCTCACCTTGTTAAACGATATCCTCGACCTGTCCCAGATCGAATCCGGCGGACTTATCATCGAGGAAAAGCCCTGCGACATCGGGAAGCTGGCCGGACGCATCGTGGACATGATGCGCCCCGACGCCGCCGCGAAAGACATCGCCCTGCGCCTCGATCTCGCCGAAGACCTGCCCCCGAGCGTTTCCCTAAGCCCGGACCGCATCCGGCAAGTCCTGGTCAACCTGCTCGGCAACGCCGTCAAATTCACCCACCAGGGCAGCATCGTCCTGGCCGTCGGCCGGGAGGCCGGCCCCACCGGCGGGGACTGGCTGCGCCTGGACGTGCGCGACACCGGCATCGGCATCCCCGTGGACAAACTGCCCGTCATTTTCGACCGCTTCACCCAGGCCGACGCCACCACCAGCCGGCTCTACGGCGGGGTAGGCCTGGGGCTGGCCATCTCCAAAAAGCTCGTGGACCTGATGGGCGGCAGCATCCGGGTGGAAACGGCGGTCGGCCAGGGATCGACCTTCACGGTGCGCCTGCCGTTGCGCCCGGTGCATACCCCGGTCCCGCAAGACGCCTTGCCGCATGCGGCAAAACCCACAGTCATTTCCCATCCAGGCCGACGGGCGACGGTCCTGCTCATCGAGGACAGCCCCGGCAACGCCGAAGTCACCAGAATCATGCTCGAAGACAGCCGCTTCGACCTGACCTGGGCTCCCAGCGGGCAGGCCGGACTCGAAGCCCTGCGCGAGACGCCCTACGACATCGTGCTCATGGACATGGAAATGCCCGAAATGGACGGCCTCGAAACGACAAGGGCCCTGCGCCGCATGGAAACGGAACTGGGCCGCCCCCGCACCCCGGTCATCGCCCTGACCGCCCATGCCTTCGAGGAACACCGCCAGCGGGGACTGGCCGCCGGCTGCGACGATTTCCAGGCCAAACCCGTCGCCAAAACGCGCTTGCTCGACGCCCTCGAAACCTGGATGGCCGTGGCCGGAAATTAG
- a CDS encoding BaiN/RdsA family NAD(P)/FAD-dependent oxidoreductase, with protein sequence MHTDVVILGAGASGLCCAIACAGRGRDTLVIDHGPKAARKVLAAGGGRANCTNTDIRAADYHCANPHFVKSALARFSPADFLDWIHAGGVATVEEPGGKVFCRDGARALTRFLLSEARRAGARIQLGTRVRDARKDGDVFVIDTEAGSVRATSLVLALGGKSWPGLGATDCGYTLARGFGLPATELRPGLTPLLAGPDMAPLCRELAGVSLPVRLTGPCDITGELLFTHKGVSGPAVLDASLFWREGETLSIDWLPGRDPEAILAEAGRQEIKNALSGCLPKRLATALCQHLGATGPAAGLSPKARRKLAASLAAFSFAPARAEGYAKAEVTLGGVTVDRISSKTLAASDIPGLYVIGELLDVTGRLGGFNLHWAWASGFAAGGDI encoded by the coding sequence ATGCACACTGACGTCGTCATTCTGGGAGCCGGGGCCTCCGGGCTTTGCTGCGCCATTGCCTGCGCCGGCAGGGGGCGCGACACCCTCGTCATCGACCACGGCCCCAAGGCCGCCCGCAAGGTGCTGGCCGCCGGCGGCGGCCGGGCCAATTGCACCAACACCGACATCCGGGCCGCGGATTACCATTGCGCCAACCCGCATTTCGTCAAATCGGCCCTGGCCCGCTTCTCCCCCGCCGACTTCCTGGACTGGATCCATGCCGGCGGTGTGGCCACGGTCGAGGAACCCGGCGGCAAGGTCTTCTGCCGCGACGGCGCGCGTGCCCTGACCCGGTTTCTCCTGAGCGAGGCCCGGCGGGCGGGCGCTCGCATCCAGCTCGGCACGCGTGTGCGCGACGCCCGCAAGGACGGCGACGTCTTCGTCATCGACACCGAGGCCGGTTCCGTGCGCGCAACCTCCCTGGTGCTGGCCCTGGGCGGGAAATCCTGGCCGGGACTTGGTGCCACGGATTGCGGCTACACCCTGGCCCGGGGCTTCGGCCTGCCGGCCACTGAACTGCGCCCGGGCCTCACCCCGCTTCTGGCCGGGCCGGACATGGCCCCGCTTTGCCGCGAACTTGCCGGCGTATCCCTGCCCGTGCGCCTGACCGGCCCATGCGACATCACCGGCGAGCTGCTTTTCACCCACAAAGGCGTCTCCGGCCCGGCCGTGCTCGATGCCTCGCTTTTCTGGCGCGAGGGCGAAACGCTTTCCATCGACTGGCTGCCCGGCCGCGATCCCGAGGCGATCCTGGCCGAAGCCGGCCGCCAGGAGATCAAAAACGCCCTGTCCGGTTGCCTGCCCAAACGCCTGGCCACCGCCCTGTGCCAGCACCTCGGCGCGACCGGCCCCGCCGCCGGCCTCTCCCCCAAAGCCCGCCGCAAGCTCGCCGCGTCGCTTGCCGCCTTCTCCTTCGCCCCGGCCCGGGCCGAAGGCTACGCCAAGGCCGAAGTGACCCTCGGCGGCGTCACCGTGGACCGCATCTCCTCCAAGACCCTGGCCGCAAGCGACATCCCCGGCCTCTACGTCATCGGCGAACTGCTCGACGTCACCGGCCGCCTCGGCGGCTTCAACCTGCACTGGGCCTGGGCCTCGGGCTTCGCTGCCGGAGGCGATATATGA
- the rimM gene encoding ribosome maturation factor RimM (Essential for efficient processing of 16S rRNA), producing MGPEKYIIVGDVARPHGIRGELCIDSHADSPSYFDRGAEVLLCPPGSPGRGRVYTVRAARVHKERLLVSFEGVPDRNAAELLRGLAVCVPASRLVPPDPDEVFLHQLLGLRVRLAQAAPGSPDFGVIEDVRDSGGAELWVIRDAAGHEILFPAADELVPDIDLEAGFVVIDPPPGLLELYQTD from the coding sequence ATGGGCCCGGAAAAATACATCATTGTGGGTGACGTGGCGCGCCCACACGGCATCCGGGGGGAGTTGTGCATCGACAGCCATGCCGACTCCCCTTCGTACTTCGACCGGGGAGCGGAGGTGCTCCTGTGCCCGCCCGGGTCTCCTGGGCGCGGCCGCGTCTATACCGTGCGCGCCGCCCGCGTCCATAAGGAACGCCTTCTCGTCAGCTTCGAGGGCGTCCCGGACCGCAACGCCGCCGAGCTCCTGCGGGGGCTGGCCGTTTGCGTGCCGGCCTCGCGCCTTGTCCCGCCCGATCCCGACGAAGTCTTCCTGCATCAACTCCTCGGCCTGCGCGTGCGTCTGGCCCAAGCCGCCCCGGGCAGTCCCGATTTCGGCGTCATCGAAGACGTCCGCGACTCCGGCGGGGCCGAGCTTTGGGTGATTCGCGACGCCGCCGGCCACGAGATTCTTTTTCCCGCCGCCGACGAGCTGGTCCCCGACATCGACCTTGAGGCCGGTTTCGTGGTCATCGACCCGCCGCCCGGTTTGTTGGAACTCTACCAGACCGACTGA
- a CDS encoding KH domain-containing protein — MLKDLIEYVAKSLVDNPDQVQVSEIEGEQTSVIELKVAKEDLGKVIGKQGRTARAMRTILGAASTKARKRSVLEILE, encoded by the coding sequence ATGTTGAAGGACTTGATTGAGTATGTGGCCAAATCCCTGGTGGACAACCCGGATCAGGTGCAGGTGTCGGAGATAGAGGGCGAACAGACCTCGGTCATCGAACTCAAGGTGGCCAAGGAAGACCTCGGCAAGGTCATCGGCAAACAAGGCCGGACCGCCCGCGCCATGCGTACCATCCTCGGCGCGGCCTCGACCAAGGCCCGCAAGCGCTCCGTGCTGGAGATCCTCGAGTAG
- the rpsP gene encoding 30S ribosomal protein S16 — protein MAMKLRLTRMGSKKRPFYRIVAMDSKTRRDGRALEYLGYYNPMVDPAEIKVDSEKVRSWLERGAKPSDTVRALLQKADV, from the coding sequence ATGGCCATGAAACTGCGTCTGACCCGCATGGGTTCCAAGAAGCGCCCGTTTTACCGCATCGTCGCCATGGATTCCAAGACCCGCCGCGACGGCCGCGCCCTGGAGTATCTCGGCTACTACAACCCCATGGTTGACCCGGCCGAAATAAAAGTGGATAGTGAAAAAGTGCGGTCCTGGCTTGAGCGTGGAGCCAAGCCCTCGGATACCGTGCGCGCCCTGCTGCAGAAGGCTGACGTCTAG